GAaaaactcttcctcttctccaaaaatcatccaaatttgtGGTCTGTTGGCAGGAAAAGATGCAACCAGTGACTATGAAGACATTGGGCACAGTGAGTATGCCAAGGATTTGATGAAAAAGTATGTTATCGGGCAAATAGACATGTCCACTGTGCCTTCGAAACGCCATTACCTTCCTCCAGTGTCTGCGTACGAATCGAGCAAAAATTCCTCGTTTGTGGCCAAGATTTTGCAGATATTGGTGCCTCTATTCATTTTGGCATTTGCCTA
The Primulina huaijiensis isolate GDHJ02 unplaced genomic scaffold, ASM1229523v2 scaffold204775, whole genome shotgun sequence DNA segment above includes these coding regions:
- the LOC140966317 gene encoding cytochrome b5-like; its protein translation is MLSSTGKDATSDYEDIGHSEYAKDLMKKYVIGQIDMSTVPSKRHYLPPVSAYESSKNSSFVAKILQILVPLFILAFAYAQYSKQK